One genomic segment of Stenotrophomonas sp. 704A1 includes these proteins:
- a CDS encoding REP-associated tyrosine transposase, which yields MSSRHLQRGRISRIDGCYVLTTVVQRRRRVFDDPRCAACLVDALRVVESMGLSHSFAWVVMPDHLHWLVQLRSGSLARLMGTLKSRSSRLLGQQFGIETPLWQPSYFDHAVRHEDALRRHARYILGNPIRAGLATQLDEYPFAWCRWPQR from the coding sequence ATGTCCAGCCGCCATCTACAGCGTGGTCGCATTTCCCGTATCGACGGCTGCTACGTGCTGACCACCGTTGTACAACGCCGACGCCGCGTGTTTGACGATCCACGCTGTGCGGCCTGTCTCGTGGACGCACTGCGGGTGGTCGAATCCATGGGCCTCAGCCACTCCTTTGCCTGGGTCGTGATGCCGGACCACCTGCATTGGCTGGTGCAGCTGCGTAGCGGTTCCCTCGCGCGACTGATGGGGACACTCAAGTCACGCAGCAGCAGGCTGCTGGGGCAGCAGTTCGGGATCGAGACGCCGCTGTGGCAGCCGAGCTACTTCGACCATGCCGTGCGCCACGAGGATGCGCTGAGACGCCACGCGCGTTACATCCTCGGCAATCCCATCCGGGCTGGACTGGCAACCCAGCTGGACGAGTATCCATTTGCGTGGTGTCGCTGGCCCCAGCGGTAA
- the smeE gene encoding multidrug efflux RND transporter permease subunit SmeE, with product MARFFIDRPIFAWVIAIIIMLAGGLALFKLPISMYPNVAPPAVEISASYPGASAKVVEDSVTQIIEQNMKGLDGLIYFSSNSSSNGQATITLTFESGTNPDIAQVQVQNKLQLAMPLLPQEVQRQGINVAKSSSGFLNVVAFVSEDGSMDANDIADYVGSNVVDRLSRVPGVGNIQVFGGKYAMRIWLDPNKLHTYGLSVPEVTAAIKAQNAQVAIGQLGGAPSVKGQQLNATINAQSRLQTPEQFRNIIVRGAQDGAELRLGDVARVELGAESYDFVTRYNGQPASGLAVTLATGANALDTAAGVDATLKELEGFFPAGLKAEIPYDTTPFVRVSIKGVVQTLLEAIVLVFVVMYLFLQNFRATLIPTIAVPVVLLGTFGVLSVLGFSVNMLTMFAMVLAIGLLVDDAIVVVENVERIMSEEGLSPLEATRKSMGQITGALVGIGLVLSAVFVPMAFMSGSTGVIYRQFSATIVSAMALSVLVAIVLTPALCATMLKPLKKGEHHVAHKGWSGRFFNGFNRGFDRTSESYQRGVRGILHRPWRFMGIVAALFVLMGVLFVRLPSSFLPNEDQGVLMALVQAPVGATQERTLESIAALEKHFMENEKDAVESVFSVQGFSFAGMGQNAGMAFVKLKDWKDRDADNGVMPITGRAMAALGQIKDAFIFAFPPPAIPELGTASGYTFFLKDNSGQGHEALVAARNQLLGLAAQSSKLANVRPNGQEDTPQFRIDIDVAKATSLGLSIDQINTTLATAWGSSYIDDFVDRGRVKRVFVQADQAFRMVPEDFDLWSVKNDKGEMVPFSAFASKRWDYGSPRLERYNGVSATEIQGEPAPGVASGDAMAEIEQLAKQLPAGFDVEWTAMSYQERQAGSQTPLLYTLSLMIVFLCLAALYESWSVPTSVLLVAPLGILGAVLANTFRGMERDIYFQVAMLTTVGLTSKNAILIVEFAKEHLEKGAGLIEATMHAVRDRLRPIIMTSLAFGMGVLPLAISTGAGSGAKQAIGTGVLGGMIVGTVLGVFFVPLFFVVVQRVFKRRTAE from the coding sequence ATGGCACGTTTCTTCATCGATCGCCCCATCTTTGCGTGGGTCATCGCGATCATCATCATGCTCGCCGGCGGCCTGGCCCTGTTCAAGCTGCCGATCTCGATGTACCCCAACGTCGCACCGCCGGCGGTGGAAATCAGCGCCAGCTATCCGGGTGCGTCGGCCAAGGTGGTCGAGGACTCGGTGACGCAGATCATCGAGCAGAACATGAAGGGCCTGGATGGCCTGATCTACTTCTCCTCCAACAGCTCGTCCAATGGCCAGGCCACCATCACCCTGACCTTCGAGAGCGGCACCAACCCGGACATCGCCCAGGTGCAGGTGCAGAACAAGCTGCAGCTGGCGATGCCGCTGCTGCCGCAGGAAGTGCAGCGGCAGGGCATCAATGTGGCCAAGTCCAGTTCGGGCTTCCTCAACGTGGTCGCCTTCGTGTCCGAAGACGGCAGCATGGATGCCAACGACATCGCCGACTATGTGGGTTCCAACGTCGTCGACCGCCTGAGCCGCGTGCCCGGCGTGGGCAACATCCAGGTGTTCGGCGGCAAGTACGCCATGCGCATCTGGCTGGACCCCAACAAGCTGCACACCTATGGCCTGTCGGTGCCGGAAGTGACCGCCGCGATCAAGGCCCAGAACGCGCAGGTGGCCATCGGCCAGCTGGGCGGTGCGCCGTCGGTCAAGGGCCAGCAGCTCAACGCCACCATCAACGCGCAGTCGCGCCTGCAGACCCCGGAGCAGTTCCGCAACATCATCGTGCGCGGTGCGCAGGATGGTGCCGAACTGCGCCTGGGCGATGTCGCCCGCGTCGAACTGGGCGCCGAGTCCTACGACTTCGTCACCCGCTACAACGGCCAGCCGGCCAGCGGCCTGGCGGTCACCCTGGCCACCGGCGCCAACGCGCTGGATACCGCCGCCGGTGTCGATGCAACGCTGAAGGAACTGGAAGGCTTCTTCCCGGCCGGTCTGAAGGCCGAGATCCCGTACGACACCACCCCGTTCGTGCGCGTGTCGATCAAGGGCGTGGTGCAGACCCTGCTGGAAGCGATCGTGCTGGTGTTCGTGGTGATGTACCTGTTCCTGCAGAACTTCCGCGCCACGCTGATCCCGACCATCGCCGTGCCGGTGGTGCTGCTGGGCACCTTCGGCGTGCTGTCGGTGCTGGGCTTCTCGGTGAACATGCTGACCATGTTCGCGATGGTGCTGGCCATCGGCCTGCTGGTGGACGATGCCATCGTGGTGGTGGAGAACGTCGAGCGCATCATGTCCGAAGAGGGCCTGTCGCCGCTGGAAGCCACCCGCAAGTCGATGGGGCAGATCACCGGCGCGCTGGTCGGCATCGGCCTGGTGCTGTCGGCGGTGTTCGTGCCGATGGCGTTCATGAGCGGCTCCACCGGTGTGATCTACCGGCAGTTCTCGGCCACGATCGTTTCGGCGATGGCGTTGTCGGTGCTGGTGGCCATCGTGCTGACCCCGGCGCTGTGCGCCACCATGCTCAAGCCGCTGAAGAAGGGCGAGCACCACGTGGCCCACAAGGGCTGGTCGGGCCGATTCTTCAACGGCTTCAACCGCGGCTTCGACCGCACCAGCGAAAGCTACCAGCGCGGCGTGCGCGGCATCCTGCACCGCCCGTGGCGGTTCATGGGCATCGTCGCGGCGCTGTTCGTGCTGATGGGCGTGCTGTTCGTGCGCCTGCCCAGCTCGTTCCTGCCCAATGAAGACCAGGGCGTGCTGATGGCGCTGGTGCAGGCCCCGGTCGGTGCCACCCAGGAGCGCACGCTGGAATCGATCGCCGCGCTTGAAAAGCACTTCATGGAGAACGAGAAGGACGCGGTCGAGTCGGTGTTCTCGGTGCAGGGCTTCAGCTTCGCCGGCATGGGCCAGAACGCGGGCATGGCCTTCGTCAAGCTGAAGGACTGGAAGGACCGCGATGCCGACAACGGCGTGATGCCGATCACCGGCCGCGCGATGGCCGCGCTGGGGCAGATCAAGGATGCCTTCATCTTTGCCTTCCCGCCGCCGGCCATTCCGGAACTGGGCACCGCCTCGGGCTACACCTTCTTCCTGAAGGACAACAGCGGCCAGGGCCACGAAGCGCTGGTGGCCGCGCGCAACCAGCTGCTGGGCCTGGCGGCCCAGAGCAGCAAGCTGGCCAACGTGCGCCCGAACGGTCAGGAAGACACGCCGCAGTTCCGCATCGATATCGATGTGGCCAAGGCAACCTCGCTGGGGCTGTCGATCGACCAGATCAACACCACCCTGGCCACCGCATGGGGCAGCTCGTACATCGACGACTTCGTCGATCGCGGCCGGGTCAAGCGGGTGTTCGTGCAGGCCGACCAGGCGTTCCGCATGGTGCCGGAGGACTTCGATCTCTGGTCGGTGAAGAACGACAAGGGCGAGATGGTGCCGTTCAGCGCCTTCGCCAGCAAGCGCTGGGACTACGGCTCGCCGCGCCTGGAACGCTACAACGGCGTATCGGCCACCGAGATCCAGGGTGAGCCGGCGCCGGGTGTGGCCTCGGGCGATGCGATGGCCGAGATCGAGCAGCTGGCCAAGCAGCTGCCGGCGGGCTTCGACGTCGAGTGGACGGCGATGTCCTACCAGGAGCGCCAGGCCGGTTCGCAGACGCCGCTGCTGTACACGCTGTCGCTGATGATCGTGTTCCTGTGCCTTGCGGCCCTGTATGAAAGCTGGAGCGTGCCGACCTCGGTGCTGCTGGTGGCGCCGCTGGGCATCCTCGGTGCGGTGCTGGCCAATACCTTCCGTGGCATGGAGCGCGACATCTACTTCCAGGTGGCGATGCTGACCACGGTGGGCCTGACCAGCAAGAACGCGATCCTGATCGTGGAGTTCGCCAAGGAGCACCTGGAGAAGGGCGCGGGGCTGATCGAAGCGACGATGCACGCGGTTCGTGACCGCCTGCGCCCGATCATCATGACCTCGCTGGCGTTCGGCATGGGCGTGCTGCCGCTGGCGATCTCCACCGGCGCCGGTTCCGGCGCCAAGCAGGCGATCGGCACCGGTGTGCTCGGCGGCATGATCGTCGGCACCGTGCTGGGCGTGTTCTTCGTGCCGCTGTTCTTCGTGGTGGTGCAGCGCGTGTTCAAGCGCAGGACCGCCGAGTAA
- the smeF gene encoding multidrug efflux RND transporter outer membrane subunit SmeF, translated as MKLHSIALSIAAALALAGCSTLVPKDTAVAPAIPAQWPAEAAQGEVADAAAVGWRDFFTDPRLQQVIGQALDHNRDLRVAVLNVEKARGQYRVQRADRVPGVALTGQMDRRGGDVPVTEQFTAGVGVAEFELDLFGRVRNLSEAALQQYFAVAANRRNAQLSLVAETATAWLTYGADQQQLAISEATLKSYEDSLRLAEARHERGGSSGLELSQTRTLVETARTDAARLRGQLAQDRNALALLAGGQIDPSLLPDTLAPQLQALAPPPAGLPSDVLLQRPDIMAAEHQLLAANANIGAARAAFFPSIRLTGSVGSSSGELSGLFDSGTRVWSFLPTITLPIFQGGKLRANLAVANADRDIALAQYEKAIQSGFRETADALALNVSLDEQVASQQRLVDAAEQANRLSQARYDAGLDSFVTLLDARRTAYSAQQTQLQAQLAQQSNRITLYKVLGGGWHERG; from the coding sequence ATGAAGCTTCATTCCATCGCTCTGTCCATCGCCGCCGCGCTCGCGCTGGCCGGCTGCTCCACCCTGGTGCCAAAGGACACCGCCGTTGCGCCGGCCATTCCCGCGCAGTGGCCAGCCGAAGCCGCGCAGGGTGAGGTGGCCGACGCCGCCGCCGTCGGCTGGCGCGACTTCTTCACCGATCCGCGCCTGCAGCAGGTGATCGGCCAGGCGCTCGACCACAACCGCGACCTGCGCGTGGCCGTGCTCAATGTGGAGAAGGCACGCGGCCAGTACCGCGTGCAGCGCGCCGACCGCGTTCCGGGCGTGGCCCTCACCGGGCAGATGGATCGCCGCGGTGGCGACGTGCCGGTGACCGAGCAGTTCACTGCCGGCGTGGGTGTCGCCGAGTTCGAACTGGACCTGTTCGGTCGCGTCCGCAATCTCAGCGAGGCCGCGCTGCAGCAGTACTTCGCCGTGGCCGCCAATCGCCGCAACGCGCAGCTGAGCCTGGTGGCCGAGACCGCCACCGCGTGGCTGACCTACGGCGCCGATCAACAGCAGCTGGCCATCTCCGAAGCCACCCTGAAAAGCTACGAGGACTCGTTGCGGTTGGCCGAGGCCCGCCATGAACGTGGCGGCAGCTCGGGGCTGGAACTGAGCCAGACCCGCACCCTGGTCGAAACCGCACGCACGGACGCCGCGCGCCTGCGCGGGCAGCTGGCGCAGGACCGCAATGCGCTGGCCCTGCTGGCCGGTGGCCAGATCGACCCATCGCTGCTGCCGGACACCCTGGCACCGCAGCTGCAGGCCCTGGCACCGCCGCCGGCGGGCCTGCCCAGCGACGTGCTGCTGCAGCGTCCGGACATCATGGCTGCCGAGCACCAGCTGCTGGCCGCCAACGCCAACATCGGCGCGGCGCGCGCAGCGTTCTTCCCCAGCATCCGCCTGACCGGCAGTGTCGGCAGCAGTTCGGGTGAGCTGTCGGGCCTGTTCGACAGCGGCACGCGGGTGTGGAGCTTCCTGCCCACCATCACCCTGCCGATCTTCCAGGGCGGCAAGCTGCGCGCCAACCTGGCGGTCGCCAATGCCGACCGTGATATCGCACTGGCGCAGTACGAGAAAGCGATCCAGAGCGGCTTCCGCGAAACGGCCGATGCGCTGGCATTGAACGTCAGCCTGGACGAGCAGGTCGCCTCGCAGCAGCGTCTGGTCGATGCCGCCGAGCAGGCCAATCGCCTGTCGCAGGCGCGCTACGACGCCGGCCTGGACAGCTTCGTCACGCTGCTCGACGCACGGCGCACCGCCTACAGCGCACAGCAGACCCAGCTGCAGGCGCAGCTGGCGCAGCAGTCCAACCGGATCACCCTGTACAAGGTGCTCGGCGGCGGCTGGCACGAGCGCGGATAA
- a CDS encoding low affinity iron permease family protein gives MSARNLFNTIAKKAAAATGSPWTFLAAVAIVVVWGISGPIFKFNDTWQLVINTGTTIITFLMVFLIQHTQNADTAAMQIKLDELIRATAEANNELLDLEELDEARLEEIRAEYEQMAREAGDALARVRACHGLRRDDEAV, from the coding sequence ATGAGCGCACGGAACCTGTTCAATACGATCGCCAAGAAGGCCGCGGCTGCCACCGGATCGCCGTGGACCTTCCTGGCCGCAGTGGCGATCGTCGTGGTGTGGGGCATCAGCGGGCCGATCTTCAAGTTCAACGACACCTGGCAGCTGGTGATCAACACCGGCACCACCATCATCACCTTCCTGATGGTGTTCCTGATCCAGCACACGCAGAACGCCGACACCGCGGCGATGCAGATCAAGCTGGACGAGCTGATCCGGGCCACGGCCGAAGCCAACAACGAGCTGCTGGACCTGGAAGAGCTGGACGAGGCGCGGCTGGAAGAGATCCGTGCCGAGTACGAACAGATGGCACGCGAAGCCGGCGATGCGCTGGCCCGCGTGCGTGCCTGCCACGGCCTGCGCCGGGATGATGAAGCGGTGTAA